DNA sequence from the Sporocytophaga myxococcoides genome:
ACAGAAACACCGGAATATATGCCTATGGCTTTGGCTTTTTCCCACAGACTGGTAAAAAAACTTGCGGAGATCAGAAAAAAAGGTAAGAAAATGACTTACCTGCGTCCTGATGCAAAATCTCAGGTAACCATTGAGTATGGTGATAATGGGAAGCCCAAAAGAGTTCATACCATAGTCATTTCTACTCAGCACGATGATTTCGGTAAAGATGCTGATATGTTAAAATTGATCAAAAATGACATGATTAATGAAGTAATACCTTCTGTAATTCCGAAAAAACTTATAGACAGTAAAACAATCTTCCACATAAACCCAACCGGTAAATTCGTAATTGGCGGCCCTCACGGAGATTCAGGATTGACAGGAAGAAAAATTATTGTTGATACTTACGGAGGTAAGGGTGCACATGGTGGTGGAGCATTCTCAGGAAAAGATCCTTCTAAAGTTGATAGAAGTGCTGCGTATGCAGCAAGGCACATTGCTAAAAATCTTGTTGCTGCAGGAGTTGCTGAGGAAATTCTTGTTCAGGTGGCTTATGCAATAGGAGTTTCAAAACCGGTTTCTTTAACTGTAAATACATACGGAACTGCAAAAGTAAACATGACCGATGCACAGATTGCTTCTAAAGTATTAAATGTTTTTGATATGAGACCAAAAGCAATCGTTGAAAGATTAGGCCTTAAAAACCCTATCTTCTCTGAAACTGCAGCATACGGACATATGGGAAGAGAGCCATTTACAAAAGAAGTCGAGCTTTCTTATGTGGAGGTGAAAGATGATGGCAAGAAGAAAACAGAGATAAAGAAAATCGTTAATAAAAAAGTTGAATTCTTTACGTGGGAAAAACTTGATCATGTAGAAGCTGTAAAGAAAGAATTCAAAATCAAGTAAAATAAGAAGGGCTCCTAATTGGAGCCCTTCTTATTTAAATTCAAATTAATAAAGCCTGTATTTTTTACCTTAAGCTTTTTTAATTATTTATTTTACTTTTTTAGCTAGATCAGCACCTGCTTTGAATTTTACAACTTTCTTAGCTTTGATCTGAATAGTTTTACCAGTTTGTGGGTTTCTACCAGTTCTTGCTGCTCTTTTAGCTACAGAGAAAGTACCAAATCCAATGATGATAACTTTATCTCCTTTTTTTAGAGTTTTAGAAGCTGCATTTAGGAATGCATCTAGTGCTCTTTTTGAATCAGCTTTAGTAAGTTTTGACTCAGCTGCGATTGCGTCGATTAATTCTGCTTTGTTCATTTTTTTAAAAATTTAACTTGTGTTTAAAATCTTATCTCAAAATTATATGAATTCCAGTATTGTACAATAGTTTTACACAAAAATATATCAAAATGTTGATAACTTTTTTCATTTAATGTGCAGTATTCATAGGGTATACAGGTAATATAAAAATGAAAACATACGTCGA
Encoded proteins:
- the metK gene encoding methionine adenosyltransferase — its product is MSYLFTSESVSEGHPDKVADQISDAILDAILAQDPHSRVACETMVTTGLVVVAGEVTTKATIDTQNIIRDTIKKIGYTKAEYMFEADSCGILTALHQQSPDIAQGVNEGEGLDKDQGAGDQGMMFGYATTETPEYMPMALAFSHRLVKKLAEIRKKGKKMTYLRPDAKSQVTIEYGDNGKPKRVHTIVISTQHDDFGKDADMLKLIKNDMINEVIPSVIPKKLIDSKTIFHINPTGKFVIGGPHGDSGLTGRKIIVDTYGGKGAHGGGAFSGKDPSKVDRSAAYAARHIAKNLVAAGVAEEILVQVAYAIGVSKPVSLTVNTYGTAKVNMTDAQIASKVLNVFDMRPKAIVERLGLKNPIFSETAAYGHMGREPFTKEVELSYVEVKDDGKKKTEIKKIVNKKVEFFTWEKLDHVEAVKKEFKIK
- a CDS encoding HU family DNA-binding protein yields the protein MNKAELIDAIAAESKLTKADSKRALDAFLNAASKTLKKGDKVIIIGFGTFSVAKRAARTGRNPQTGKTIQIKAKKVVKFKAGADLAKKVK